Proteins encoded within one genomic window of Brassica rapa cultivar Chiifu-401-42 chromosome A09, CAAS_Brap_v3.01, whole genome shotgun sequence:
- the LOC103838484 gene encoding DNA-directed RNA polymerases I and III subunit RPAC1 — translation MVTEEDKIFAKNFKIDDLSDVPAGLPPHLKLKQNRVVSKKDASVDTADAIYSGSYVSSGVDNSVKLENFYEDFKVDVISCTETDMEFDMIGIDAAFANAFRRILIAEVPSMAIEKVLIAYNTSLIVDEVLAHRIGLIPIAADPRLFEYLTENDQPNEKNTIVFKLHVKCPKGQPRLQVLTNELQWLPNGSEFLKETGGSTSNSNSNSKPKTYTSFSCSQDSLPEFADNPITPTYLDILIAKLSPGQEIELEAHAVKGIGKTHAKWSPVGTAWYRMLPEVVLLGEVEDEKAERLVKVCPQNVFDIEDMGNGRKRATVAQPRNCTLCKECIRDHDLVDLVDLRSVKNHFIFKIESTGSLPPDVIFTEAVKILEDKCERVIADLS, via the exons ATGGTGACTGAAGAAGACAAGATATTCGCCAAGAACTTCAAAATCGACGACCTCTCCGACGTCCCCGCCGGCCTTCCTCCGCATCTGAAACTCAAGCAAAACCGTGTCGTCTCTAAAAAAGATGCTTCCGTTGAT ACTGCAGATGCCATTTACTCGGGTAGCTATGTCTCTTCGGGAGTAGACAACAGTGTGAAGCTAGAAAACTTCTATGAGGATTTCAAAGTTGATGTGATTAGTTGCACGGAGACAGACATGGAGTTTGATATGATCGGTATCGATGCTGCATTCGCCAATGCTTTCAGAAGGATCCTTATAGCTGAG GTTCCTTCAATGGCGATTGAAAAAGTGCTTATAGCATACAACACGTCGCTTATTGTAGACGAAGTTCTTGCTCACCGGATTGGTCTCATTCCCATTGCCGCAGATCCAAGGCTCTTTGAATATTTAACCG aGAACGATCAGCCAAATGAGAAGAACACCATTGTTTTCAAACTCCATGTGAAATGTCCCAAAGGTCAACCACGTCTTCAAG TTTTAACGAACGAGTTGCAATGGTTACCAAATGGAAGTGAGTTTCTGAAAGAAACCGGAGGTTCAACctcaaactcaaactcaaactcaaagCCAAAAACTTACACTTCATTCAGCTGTAGCCAAGATTCTCTCCCTGAATTTGCTGATAACCCTATCACCCCGACCTACCTCGATATCTTGATAGCAAAACTCAGCCCTGGTCAG GAAATCGAGCTTGAAGCTCATGCGGTTAAGGGCATCGGTAAAACACATGCAAAATGGTCCCCAGTAGGTACAGCTTGGTATCGAATGCTACCTGAG GTGGTTCTACTTGGAGAAGTTGAGGATGAGAAAGCTGAACGACTCGTAAAAGTCTGCCCACAGAATGTTTTTGACATTGAAGACATGGGCAATG GTAGGAAAAGGGCAACGGTAGCACAGCCTCGCAATTGCACATTGTGTAAGGAGTGCATAAGGGACCATGACTTGGTTGACCTGGTGGATCTACGCAGTGTCAAGAACCATTTTATAT TTAAAATTGAGTCCACAGGATCACTGCCTCCGGATGTTATTTTCACTGAAGCTGTGAAGATACTGGAAGACAAGTGTGAACGTGTAATCGCTGATCTCTCTTGA
- the LOC103838485 gene encoding protein trichome birefringence-like 2 produces the protein MDSSKKLLFPDQFFSARRRNILSRFGLGIAASLVILTLLSLTNSSFNVPFVSPLLQGLRNSNLNIPSSVSPQFNSSGSSSSSNQVEEKKPEVVQTRDTGSKNTSLSGEGEVSSFESGPRSGETVINSTLSEDGKVSVRNDENTLEANATISVGNSSSLVSDLGGRFVPANSSNEKNATVEADRSRGSYEDCDIYDGNWVRAYDETMPYYPPGSCPYIDRDFNCHANKRPDDGYVKWKWQPNGCDIPRLNGTDFLEKLRGKKLVFVGDSINRNMWESLVCILRHSLKDKKRVYEISGRREFKKRGFYAFRFEDYNCTVDFVGSPFFVRESSFRGVNGTTMETLRLDMMDKTTSMYRDADILIFNTGHWWTHDKTKLGENYYQEGNVVYPRLKVLEAYKRALTTWAKWVDKNIDRNQTHVVFRGYSETHFRGGPWNSGGQCHNETEPIYNTHYLKKYPSKMKALDYILRDKMKTPVIYMNISRLTDFRKDGHPSIYRTVYKTEKEKREAVSHQDCSHWCLPGVPDTWNQLLYVSLLKAGLASKW, from the exons ATGGATTCGTCCAAGAAGCTCTTGTTCCCCGACCAGTTCTTCTCTGCCAGAAGAAGAAACATCCTTTCCAGATTCGGACTAGGAATCGCAGCTTCTCTCGTTATCCTCACACTTCTCTCCCTCACTAACTCCTCCTTCAATGTCCCCTTCGTCTCTCCTCTGCTTCAAGGTCTCAGAAACTCCAATCTTAACATCCCTTCTTCTGTTTCACCTCAATTCAATTCTTCAgggtcatcttcttcttccaatCAAGTCGAAGAGAAGAAGCCTGAAGTAGTACAAACAAGAGATACTGGTTCGAAGAATACAAGTTTGTCTGGAGAAGGTGAAGTCTCAAGCTTTGAATCTGGACCAAGATCTGGAGAAACAGTGATTAACTCGACTTTGTCTGAAGATGGAAAAGTCTCAGTCCGAAATGACGAAAATACCCTCGAAGCAAATGCTACGATAAGTGTAGGCAACAGCTCTAGCTTGGTATCTGATCTGGGAGGTAGGTTTGTGCCTGCAAACTCGAGCAATGAGAAGAATGCCACTGTGGAAGCAGATCGAAGCAGAGGCTCTTACGAGGATTGTGATATCTACGATGGAAACTGGGTGAGAGCTTACGATGAAACGATGCCGTATTACCCGCCTGGTTCGTGTCCGTATATAGACAGAGATTTCAACTGTCACGCTAATAAAAGACCTGATGATGGTTACGTTAAATGGAAATGGCAGCCTAACGGGTGCGACATCCCCAg GTTAAACGGGACAGACTTTCTTGAGAAGCTTAGAGGGAAGAAGCTTGTTTTTGTTGGGGACTCGATAAACAGAAACATGTGGGAATCTCTTGTTTGCATTCTTAGACACAGCCTCAAGGACAAGAAACGAGTTTATGAGATCTCAGGGAGAAGAGAGTTCAAGAAGAGAGGCTTCTACGCGTTCAGATTCGAGGACTATAACTGCACGGTTGATTTCGTTGGCTCGCCCTTCTTTGTAAGGGAATCAAGTTTTAGAGGCGTGAACGGGACTACGATGGAGACTTTAAGGTTGGATATGATGGACAAGACGACGTCCATGTATCGAGATGCTGATATACTGATATTCAATACTGGTCATTGGTGGACTCATGACAAAACAAAGCTAGG AGAAAACTATTACCAAGAGGGTAACGTAGTGTACCCGAGGCTCAAGGTTCTCGAAGCTTATAAACGAGCTCTCACCACTTGGGCCAAATGGGTCGACAAGAACATCGACCGCAACCAAACCCATGTTGTATTTAGAGGCTATTCCGAAACACATTTcag AGGAGGGCCATGGAACTCAGGAGGACAATGCCATAATGAAACAGAACCAATCTATAACACGCATTACTTAAAAAAGTATCCTTCAAAGATGAAAGCTCTCGACTACATACTCCGTGATAAAATGAAAACACCGGTGATTTACATGAACATAAGCCGGCTAACGGATTTCAGAAAAGATGGTCACCCTTCTATATATAGGACGGTGTACAAGACGGAAAAGGAGAAAAGAGAGGCCGTGAGCCACCAAGATTGTAGTCACTGGTGCTTGCCGGGTGTGCCGGACACATGGAACCAGCTCTTGTATGTATCTCTGTTAAAGGCCGGTCTAGCATCTAAGTGGTAG
- the LOC103838482 gene encoding ATP-citrate synthase alpha chain protein 2, giving the protein MARKKIREYDSKRLVKEHFKRLSGKELPIRSVQINQETDLNELVEKEPWLSSEKLVVKPDMLFGKRGKSGLVALKLDFAEVATFVKDRLGKEVEMSGCKGPITTFIVEPFVPHNEEFYLNIVSDRLGCSISFSECGGIDIEENWDKVKTISVPTGSSLTPEICAPLVATLPLEIKGELEDFIQVIFTLFQDLDFTFLEMNPFALVDGKPYPLDMRGELDDTAAFKNFKKWGDIEFPMPFGRVMSPTESFIHGLDEKTSASLKFTVLNPKGRIWTMVAGGGASVIYADTVGDLGYASELGNYAEYSGAPKEDEVLQYARVVIDCATANPDGKTRALVIGGGIANFTDVAATFNGIIRALKEKEAKLKAARMHIYVRRGGPNYQKGLAKMRSLGDEIGVPIEVYGPEATMTGICKEAIEYITAAA; this is encoded by the exons ATGGCACGCAAGAAGATCAGAGAGTACGACTCAAAGAGACTCGTGAAGGAACATTTCAAAAGACTTTCCGGTAAAGAACTCCCTATCAGATCCGTTcag ATTAACCAAGAGACTGATCTTAATGAGCTAGTTGAGAAGGAGCCTTGGCTCTCTTCCGAGAAGCTTGTCGTCAAACCCGACATGTTGTTTGGTAAGCGTGGCAAGAGCGGTTTGGTTGCCTTGAAACTAGACTTCGCTGAAGTCGCGACCTTTGTCAAAGACCGCTTGGGCAAAGAG GTGGAGATGAGTGGATGCAAAGGACCCATCACAACATTCATTGTTGAACCTTTTGTTCCACACAATGAGGAGTTTTATCTCAACATTGTCTCTGATAGACTTGGCTGCAGCATTAGCTTTTCTGAGTGCGGAGGGATTGACATTGAGGAGAACTGGGACAAG GTCAAGACCATATCTGTGCCCACTGGTTCTTCCTTGACACCTGAGATATGCGCACCTCTTGTTGCTACCCTTCCTCTTGAG ATCAAAGGGGAACTTGAAGATTTTATTCAAGTTATTTTCACCCTTTTCCAAG ATCTTGATTTCACTTTCTTGGAAATGAATCCCTTTGCACTGGTTGATGGAAAGCCTTATCCTCTGGATATGAGGGGTGAGCTTGATGACACTGCTGCTTTCAAAAACTTTAAGAA GTGGGGCGACATTGAGTTCCCTATGCCATTTGGAAGAGTGATGAGCCCCACAGAGAGCTTCATCCACGGTCTAGATGAGAAG ACAAGTGCATCTTTGAAGTTCACTGTTCTGAACCCCAAGGGAAGGATTTGGACTATGGTAGCTGGAGGAGGTGCGAGTGTTATCTACGCCGATACG GTTGGAGATCTGGGGTATGCATCTGAGCTTGGAAACTATGCTGAATACAGTGGAGCACCCAAAGAAGACGAGGTTTTGCAGTACGCTAGAGTTGTCATCGAT TGTGCTACAGCGAATCCGGATGGAAAAACTAGAGCACTAGTGATCGGTGGTGGAATTGCTAACTTCACCGATGTTGCTGCTACCTTCAATGGCATTATCCGAGCTCTCAAGGAAAAG GAAGCAAAGCTGAAAGCAGCAAGGATGCATATATATGTGAGGAGAGGAGGACCAAACTACCAAAAGGGACTTGCTAAAATGAGATCCCTTGGAGATGAAATCGGTGTCCCCATCGAG GTGTATGGTCCTGAAGCAACAATGACAGGTATCTGCAAGGAGGCAATTGAGTACATCACAGCCGCTGCATAA
- the LOC117128274 gene encoding F-box/kelch-repeat protein At3g04660-like encodes MRSKEGDDTESLSLPVDLIIEILTKLPPRSLSRLICVSKLWLSIIHGKYFNDLYLTRSSTRPRLLLHRYCHDTRRSHYSSLSSEPSLGDSITLPGCQISPPVRGLICCVDHDSSIVVIGNPSTGQFLTLTDAITDIIFFGYDPVNDLYKVLSMYFVHDIDGSVVLEKSQVLTLGGAQESWRVIECKYPYYPGTQGICHNGVVYYGAWSNLTDRRSVVVGFDLRSEEFSLITLPEDVKIVSRFESDLVRYNGKIALVNVSLTRKFDLWVLMDVKKHEWSKYSVVAPTCDFFRCRGTIETGELIFEQFYFGDQFSILYYDPKQDKARRVDLERRGDTTSGGRKLFVDHVESPMFLPRKFIH; translated from the coding sequence ATGAGGTCAAAGGAAGGAGATGATACAGAGTCTCTTTCTCTTCCTGTGGATTTGATAATAGAGATTCTTACGAAGCTGCCTCCGAGATCTTTGTCAAGGCTCATCTGCGTGTCAAAACTCTGGTTATCTATAATCCACGGTAAATATTTCAACGACTTGTACCTTACTCGATCTTCCACACGGCCACGTCTTCTTCTCCATCGCTACTGCCATGATACGCGGCGTTCTCACTATTCTTCTCTCTCAAGTGAACCGTCTCTTGGTGATAGTATTACTCTTCCAGGGTGTCAAATTTCTCCACCAGTCCGTGGCTTGATCTGTTGTGTAGATCATGACTCCAGTATTGTCGTGATTGGCAATCCTAGCACGGGCCAGTTCCTAACTTTAACTGATGCCATAACTGACATAATCTTTTTTGGATATGATCCGGTTAATGATCTATATAAAGTCCTTTCCATGTATTTCGTTCATGATATAGATGGATCAGTGGTTCTTGAAAAGTCTCAAGTTCTCACTTTAGGAGGAGCTCAAGAATCATGGAGAGTGATCGAATGTAAGTATCCGTATTACCCAGGAACACAAGGTATATGCCATAATGGGGTTGTTTATTATGGAGCGTGGTCTAACCTCACTGACAGAAGATCTGTAGTAGTGGGCTTTGATTTGAGATCTGAAGAGTTCAGTCTTATTACATTACCTGAGGATGTTAAAATCGTATCACGTTTTGAGTCTGATTTGGTGCGCTACAACGGAAAGATAGCCTTAGTAAATGTTTCACTGACCCGTAAATTCGACCTATGGGTTCTAATGGATGTCAAAAAACATGAGTGGTCAAAATATTCTGTCGTTGCTCCTACTTGTGACTTCTTCCGTTGCAGGGGTACTATTGAAACCGGAGAGCTAATATTTGAACAATTCTATTTTGGTGACCAGTTTTCAATTCTCTATTACGATCCCAAACAAGACAAGGCTAGAAGAGTTGACCTCGAAAGAAGAGGAGATACTACGTCTGGTGGTAGGAAATTATTCGTGGATCACGTAGAGAGTCCTATGTTTCTTCCAAGGAAGTTTATCCATTGA
- the LOC103838486 gene encoding cyclin-dependent protein kinase inhibitor SMR15: MGLSGKTHHQFNIELHETSEKWAIPGISLREPMKPISLPSSTVADTESDVHQDQWPTTPTAPSFRIPTVFPCPPPPKKRKVSSKFGYSGAREFFSPPDLETVFIHKATAP; this comes from the coding sequence ATGGGACTTTCCGGCAAGACCCACCACCAGTTCAACATCGAACTTCACGAAACTTCCGAGAAATGGGCCATTCCTGGAATCTCCTTACGTGAGCCGATGAAGCCGATTAGCCTCCCCTCAAGTACCGTAGCCGACACGGAGAGTGACGTTCATCAAGATCAGTGGCCGACGACTCCAACGGCGCCTTCCTTCAGAATACCGACGGTTTTCCCGTGTCCTCCGCCGCCAAAGAAACGAAAAGTATCGTCGAAGTTTGGCTACAGCGGCGCTAGAGAATTCTTCTCTCCACCGGATCTCGAGACCGTCTTCATACATAAAGCTACAGCCCCTTGA